Proteins encoded in a region of the Candidatus Korarchaeota archaeon NZ13-K genome:
- a CDS encoding winged helix-turn-helix transcriptional regulator translates to MPCGRRSTRKEKPVEGGKEGAKLDDLSKKILDTMKKLGKPVKCGDIAKELGVPVQQVTGKMRSLMKSGLVKKGEGGTYTLA, encoded by the coding sequence ATGCCCTGCGGTAGGAGGTCCACCCGAAAGGAGAAGCCCGTGGAAGGTGGGAAGGAGGGGGCGAAGCTCGACGATCTTTCGAAGAAGATACTGGATACCATGAAGAAGCTGGGGAAACCGGTCAAGTGTGGTGATATAGCGAAGGAGCTGGGCGTCCCGGTACAGCAAGTGACAGGTAAGATGAGATCCCTCATGAAGAGCGGTCTCGTGAAGAAGGGGGAAGGAGGGACTTATACCCTAGCTTGA